From Acidimicrobiia bacterium, the proteins below share one genomic window:
- the hrpA gene encoding ATP-dependent RNA helicase HrpA, which yields LLEELGAVDPAGERTGKWLTELGRQLARLPVDLRLARMILASGHNDCLREVLIIASALAINDPRERPVEEQQHADQLHARFADPDSDFLSWLHLWDYLHEERRARSSSRFRRMCRNEFLSYRRVREWQDVHAQLREVAGEMGLKRNPEPAGPDAIHRSLLAGLLSHVGSKDPDGFEYRGARGSRFAINPGSVLFKRAPAWVMAAELVETSRLWARGVTAVEPEWIEEVGSHLVRRSYSDPWWDREQGAAVAHETATIYGLPLQTARRVLYGHVDPATARELFILNALVAGDWESEHAFVHHNREMIQEVLGLEARSRRTDLLVDDRTVFEFFDARLPGDITSVRHFDAWWRKAKAATPQLLDLSVADLIDPEAGPVDDEAYPEEWRHGDLAIPLGYEFDPESPTDGVSVVIPLSELDRLDPSVFEWHIPGLREELVVALIRLLPKRFRKALSPIPDTAVRLLAGGVPAGVGLTAFLRRELARIVGEPLPPDAFDLEELPSHLRPSFRIMAGDGSVVAEGRNLTVLKEELRSAARTAASTIRHELEVQDLTTWSIGELPQSVQIDGTDHAVTAFPALIDEVDSVSVRLLATEVEQVEAMWDGTRRLLLLNLPAPAKLLKPLLTRDARVVLATSPYDDPDLWAADCLAGALDQVMLETGLPWNAVQFDALLANARNDLYDRLTTVAEQSLRVLWTVREVRSEIDTVAGSHPEAASDIRMQLRRLIYAGFVAGLGADRLGDVLRYLHAIEHRLARLAEDPARDAELMSRLQVLEDEYDRLQEVLRPSPQLTDIAWMFQELRVSLFAQSLGTRGKISEKRIRTALTEVAVSG from the coding sequence CGCTCCTCGAGGAGCTCGGGGCGGTCGACCCGGCAGGTGAGCGGACCGGCAAATGGCTCACCGAGCTCGGCAGACAGCTGGCCAGGCTTCCGGTCGACCTGCGCCTGGCACGGATGATCCTCGCCTCCGGGCACAACGACTGCCTGCGCGAAGTATTGATCATCGCTTCGGCGCTGGCGATCAACGATCCGCGCGAACGGCCGGTCGAAGAGCAGCAGCACGCCGACCAGCTCCACGCCCGGTTCGCCGACCCTGACTCCGACTTCCTCAGCTGGCTGCACCTGTGGGACTACCTGCACGAGGAGCGCAGGGCACGATCCTCCAGCCGGTTTCGCCGTATGTGCCGCAACGAGTTCCTCAGCTACCGGAGGGTTCGGGAATGGCAGGACGTGCACGCCCAGCTGCGGGAAGTCGCCGGAGAGATGGGACTGAAGCGCAACCCGGAGCCGGCCGGGCCCGACGCGATCCATCGGTCGCTGCTCGCCGGGTTGCTGTCACACGTCGGTTCGAAGGATCCGGATGGCTTCGAGTACCGGGGAGCTCGCGGCTCCCGTTTCGCCATCAACCCCGGCTCCGTCCTCTTCAAGCGTGCACCCGCCTGGGTCATGGCAGCCGAGCTGGTCGAGACCAGCCGCCTGTGGGCACGCGGCGTGACCGCGGTGGAGCCTGAATGGATCGAAGAGGTGGGATCCCACCTGGTCAGGCGGTCGTACTCCGACCCCTGGTGGGATCGTGAGCAAGGCGCGGCGGTCGCGCATGAGACCGCGACGATCTACGGGCTACCCCTTCAGACCGCCCGCCGCGTCCTGTACGGGCACGTCGACCCGGCGACGGCTCGCGAACTGTTCATACTCAATGCCCTGGTCGCCGGCGACTGGGAGAGCGAGCACGCTTTCGTTCACCACAATCGCGAGATGATCCAGGAGGTGCTCGGGCTCGAGGCCCGGTCGCGCAGGACCGACCTGCTCGTCGACGACCGTACCGTGTTCGAGTTCTTCGACGCTCGCCTGCCCGGCGATATCACTTCAGTCCGGCACTTCGACGCCTGGTGGAGGAAGGCAAAGGCCGCAACGCCTCAGCTGCTGGATCTCTCGGTCGCCGACCTGATCGATCCGGAGGCCGGGCCGGTTGACGATGAGGCCTACCCGGAGGAGTGGCGGCATGGAGATCTGGCCATCCCGCTCGGCTACGAGTTCGATCCCGAGAGCCCGACGGACGGGGTCTCCGTGGTCATTCCGCTATCCGAGCTGGACCGTCTCGATCCTTCGGTCTTCGAATGGCACATCCCGGGTTTGCGGGAGGAGCTGGTCGTGGCGCTGATCCGCTTGCTTCCCAAACGGTTCAGGAAGGCTCTGTCTCCCATTCCGGACACCGCCGTCCGCCTGCTGGCCGGCGGGGTTCCCGCAGGTGTGGGACTCACCGCGTTCCTGCGCCGCGAGCTGGCCCGGATCGTCGGTGAGCCGCTTCCGCCAGATGCGTTCGATCTGGAGGAGCTGCCATCTCATCTTCGGCCCAGCTTCAGAATCATGGCCGGTGATGGTTCGGTGGTGGCCGAAGGACGGAACCTCACCGTTCTCAAGGAAGAGCTGCGAAGCGCCGCCCGCACCGCGGCCTCGACGATTCGCCACGAGCTCGAAGTGCAAGATCTGACAACCTGGAGCATCGGAGAGCTGCCGCAGAGCGTTCAGATCGACGGTACCGATCACGCGGTCACCGCATTTCCGGCCCTGATCGACGAGGTCGATTCGGTGAGCGTGCGCTTGCTGGCGACGGAGGTCGAGCAAGTCGAGGCCATGTGGGACGGCACCAGGAGACTTCTTCTATTGAACCTGCCGGCGCCGGCCAAACTGCTGAAGCCGCTCCTCACCAGGGACGCAAGAGTGGTACTCGCCACCAGCCCCTACGACGACCCCGATCTATGGGCCGCCGACTGCCTGGCGGGTGCTCTCGACCAGGTGATGCTCGAGACCGGGCTCCCATGGAACGCGGTCCAGTTCGATGCACTGCTGGCAAACGCCCGGAACGACCTCTACGACAGGCTCACGACGGTGGCCGAGCAATCGCTGCGCGTTCTCTGGACGGTGCGCGAGGTTCGTTCCGAAATCGACACAGTCGCCGGATCGCATCCGGAGGCTGCGTCCGACATCCGCATGCAGCTGCGCCGTCTGATCTATGCGGGCTTCGTGGCCGGTCTTGGTGCCGACCGGTTGGGGGATGTGCTTCGGTATCTCCACGCGATCGAACACCGGCTGGCCCGCCTCGCCGAGGACCCGGCAAGGGACGCGGAGCTCATGTCCCGGCTGCAGGTCCTCGAGGATGAGTACGACCGCCTCCAGGAGGTGCTCCGG